Proteins from a single region of Neodiprion virginianus isolate iyNeoVirg1 chromosome 4, iyNeoVirg1.1, whole genome shotgun sequence:
- the LOC124302705 gene encoding protein max isoform X4, whose translation MSDDDRDIDIESDEGDDSDSRQRHSNNTQYYSQAEKRAHHNALERKRRDHIKDSFSSLRDSVPALQGEKVASRAQILKKAAEYIQFMRRKNTSHQQDIDDLKRQNTLLESQIRTLEKAKITGNYAAESCDVSKSDSVGIGSYNDSESESSDSETGRTIRNHKKLKVGGMHH comes from the exons ATGAGTGACGATGACCGTGATATCGATATCGAGAGCGAT GAAGGTGATGACTCTGACTCCAGGCAAAGGCACTCTAACAATACCCAGTACTACTCGCAG GCCGAGAAACGAGCCCATCACAATGCACTGGAGAGAAAACGACGGGATCACATAAAGGATAGCTTCTCGAGTCTTCGAGACTCGGTGCCAGCTTTACAAGGAGAAAAAGTTGCCAGTAGAGCCCAGATACTGAAGAAAGCCGCAGAGTACATACAGTTTATGAGGCGTAAAAACACATCGCATCAACAGGACATCGACGACTTGAAACGCCAGAACACTCTGCTGGAATCTCAGA TTCGAACATTGGAAAAGGCTAAAATAACTGGAAATTATGCCGCCGAGTCCTGCGATGTCTCGAAATCTGATTCTGTTGGAATTGGATCTTACAATGATTCGGAATCCGAATCCTCCGACAGTGAAACTGGTAGGACTATCCGTAATCATAAGAAGCTAAAAGTGGGGGGGATGCATCACTGA
- the LOC124302007 gene encoding glutamic acid-rich protein: protein MPKKDKKDKKDKKEKKEKKKNVLNEKDTWTKNDCRVRTRNEELESEIEVLKQEVRQLEEDRADVVAHLELVLRQKVEEANELSERLAALEELRKEEQAAFKKREAALELEYRNMENTLSAEVKLAAGKLNALEDWRTARIDLLRKFEIQEEQMTEQEERHKRLLYEAEKELIINKARMKTEMEERLMELAQNFRDATNIRIADATHRAIRENIALNKELDAMLQVCKDLDWKTKECKEKNRTLKLQASLYENEAKMALNKTLKQNRTIEKLAKEHYKMTLECGKLQRTEAKVHRIEQLTQEYKDKCQYVEDKVKILEQHTQQAKNNEAQVMKELSANCDEINRLNKILYDARKCVTEALKIQAATSDEIICTACYPDIKERLLCSLLEILSNELAASEEGSQSPMRSTHIKNNQYTLGDLGLVPSRQIVNEQVLSGEEKIGEGDNESEKEDEENIATGLEDKVEVEEEAVAESDTEEPRKIPSCLLTSDSQISNVSSPQETPSELSSHEPDIDV from the exons ATGccaaagaaagataaaaaggATAAGAAAGacaagaaggagaaaaaggaaaagaaaaaaaatgtgctcAATGAAAAAGATACG TGGACGAAGAATGATTGCAGGGTGCGTACACGAAATGAAGAATTGGAAAGCGAGATTGAAGTATTAAAGCAAGAGGTACGCCAGCTCGAAGAAGATCGAGCAGATGTCGTCGCACATCTCGAACTAGTATTGCGCCAGAAAGTAGAGGAGGCAAATGAGCTTAGCGAACGACTAGCGGCACTTGAGGAATTGCGTAAAGAGGAACAGGCAGCATTTAAGAAACGAGAAGCTGCTTTAGAACTGGAATATCGTAACATGGAGAATACTTTATCTGCAGAGGTGAAGTTAGCTG CTGGAAAATTGAATGCTTTGGAGGACTGGCGCACTGCAAGAATTGATCTCTTGCGAAAGTTTGAGATACAGGAGGAGCAGATGACCGAACAGGAAGAACGTCACAAGCGACTTCTCTACGAAGCTGAGAAAGAGCTGATAATTAACAAAGCCAG AATGAAAACGGAAATGGAAGAAAGACTGATGGAGCTGGCTCAAAACTTTCGTGATGCGACAAATATTCGAATAGCTGATGCAACGCATCGTGCGATCAGGGAAAATATTGCATTAAATAAGGAGTTAGACGCGATGCTTCAAGTTTGCAAGGATTTGGATTGGAAAACGAAAGAATGCAAAGAGAAGAATCGAACGCTGAAGCTGCAAGCTTCGCTCTATGAAAATGAGGCAAAGATGGCCCTAAACAAAACTCTAAAACAAAATCGAACCATTGAGAAGCTTGCTAAAGAACACTACAAGATGACGCTTGAATGCGGAAAGTTACAGAGAACCGAGGCTAAGGTACATCGCATTGAGCAGCTCACTCAAGAGTACAAAGACAAGTGCCAATATGTAGAAGACAAAGTTAAAATCCTTGAACAGCATACGCAACAAGCGAAGAACAACGAGGCTCAAGTTATGAAGGAATTATCTGCCAACTGCGATGAAATTAATAGGCTCAACAAGATTTTGTACGATGCAAGAAAATGCGTTACTGAGGCGTTGAAG ATTCAAGCAGCAACTTCTGATGAGATTATTTGCACGGCTTGCTACCCGGATATAAAGGAGAGACTATTATGTAGTCTTCTTGAAATTCTGAGCAATGAATTGGCTGCATCCGAGGAAGGGTCACAGTCTCCTATGCGA AGTACTCACAtcaaaaataatcaatatacaCTTGGCGACTTGGGCCTTGTTCCAAGTAGACAAATTGTAAATGAGCAAGTATTGTCGGGGGAAGAGAAAATCGGTGAAGGGGATAATGAGTCAGAGAAAGAAGACGAAGAGAACATCGCGACTGGGCTGGAGGATAAAGTTGAAGTAGAGGAGGAAGCGGTGGCAGAGAGCGATACTGAAGAGCCTAGGAAGATACCGTCTTGTCTGCTCACGTCagattctcaaatttcaaacgtttCAAGCCCACAAGAAACTCCGTCGGAACTTTCATCGCATGAACCTGATATCgatgtgtaa
- the LOC124302701 gene encoding protein sel-1 homolog 1 — MELGKGLLVLLLLLVMFSEAELDEGLKKREDTGGSKKSGTSDDHDEEIVEEEMENAFEQLREIKALRDTILKLVPASNPFLRDVVDKQRKGDSQDQDEDDDDDVASYTVVRSGSKDPEIIRMEEMIAYAKQWKLEKKRERKRREQESRDRNLDDDIGIDSLEENDVSIADVPDEEIIVPLTPEQQEAEELFKKAQAILNATHSNKAEAQKLLTAAATLGHREARSMLAWAQLLGTHLSSSSSGSSLQDISSALQTFKELAETGLPSAHMGLGFLYATGLGGLNASQGKALLHYTVAALGGDTRAQMSLGYRYWAGVTTAASCEKALDFYRKVANKVAEEVSLSGGPVIQRVRLLDEYENPGYTSGILDQDLIEYYQLLAEKGDIQAQVGLGQLHYQGGRGVPLDHQKALHYFQHAADAGNSLAMAFLGKIYLEGSDIVKQDNDTAYKYFKKAAELGNPVGQSGLGLMYLYGRGVERDTTKALKYFSQAADQGWVDGQLQLGNMYFSGTGVRRDYKLANKYFNLASQSGHVLALYNLAQMHATGTGMMRSCPTAVELLKNVAERGKWSDQLMMAHNEYREGRVDEAFVTYAVLAEMGYEVAQSNAGFILDRAETTILSEEEGLVRALSLWARAAAQGYSPAQVKLGDAHYYGKGTRVDYEVAASHYRSASDQQQNAQAMFNLGYMHERGLGLAKDRHLAKRCYDLAAEANADARIPVALALLKLSFLFGLDYIEELSVMEYWDQWDQFLGQNWDLYLIGLLTGMLSLVIYFRRPQPPPPRPAPPVN, encoded by the exons ATGGAGCTCGGAAAAGGACTTTTAGTTTTGTTGCTCCTCTTGGTTATGTTTTCCGAGGCAGAGCTCGACGAGGGGTTGAAAAAACGTGAGGATACCGGGGGTAGTAAGAAATCTGGCACTAGCGATGATCACGATGAGGAAATCGTCGAGGAAGAGATGGAGAACGCCTTCGAACAGCTTCGCGAAATCAAAGCTTTGCGTGACACTATTTTGAAGCTGGTACCAGCATCCAATCCCTTTTTAAGGGATGTTGTTGATAAACAACGCAAGGGTGACTCCCAAGATCAGGACgaagatgacgatgatgacgtAGCGTCCTACACAGTCGTTAGATCCGGTTCAAAAGATCCGGAAATAATTCGGATGGAAGAAATGATAGCTTACGCCAAACAGTGGAaacttgaaaagaaaagagaaagaaaaagaagagaacaAGAAAGTCGTGACAGGAACTTGGACGATGATATCGGCATCGATTCTTTGGAAGAAAACGATGTATCTATCGCCGATGTTCCAGACGAAGAAATTATCGTACCATTGACTCCTGAACAACAAGAAG ccgaggaattattcaaaaaggCTCAAGCCATTCTGAATGCTACTCACTCCAATAAGGCCGAGGCACAAAAGCTCCTGACAGCAGCCGCTACTTTGGGACACAGAGAGGCTCGTTCGATGCTTGCTTGGGCTCAGCTTCTAGGAACACACCTAAGTTCGTCATCATCCGGTTCTTCCTTGCAGGATATTTCCTCCGCATTACAGACTTTCAAGGAACTTGCTGAGACTGGATTACCTTCTGCTCACATG GGTCTAGGTTTCCTTTACGCCACGGGCTTGGGGGGATTGAATGCGTCACAAGGAAAAGCATTGTTACATTACACGGTAGCGGCTCTAGGTGGAGATACGCGGGCACAAATGTCTCTGGGATATCGCTACTGGGCTGGTGTTACAACGGCGGCGTCTTGCGAGAAGGCGTTGGACTTTTATCGCAAGGTAGCTAACAAGGTTGCCGAAGAAGTATCCTTGAGTGGGGGTCCAGTCATTCAACGAGTCAGACTCTTGGACGAGTACGAAAATCCAGGGTATACTTCCGGTATACTGGACCAGGATTTGATCGAGTATTATCAATTGCTAGCAGAGAAAGGAGACATTCAGGCCCAGGTTGGACTTGGACAACTTCATTATCAAGGCGGGAGAGGCGTCCCTTTGGATCACCAAAAGGCACTCCACTACTTCCAGCATGCGGCTGATGCTGGCAATTCATTGGCTATGGCCTTTCTGGGAAAG ATTTATCTCGAGGGCAGTGACATAGTTAAACAGGACAATGATACAGcctataaatattttaaaaaggCTGCAGAGCTTGGCAATCCCGTTGGCCAGAGTGGCTTGGGACTTATGTACTTGTACGGCAGAGGCGTTGAGCGAGACACGACCAAAGCCTTGAAGTATTTTAGTCAAGCAGCGGATCAAGGCTGGGTTGATGGACAGCTACAGTTAGGAAATATGTACTTCA gcGGAACAGGTGTAAGACGCGACTACAAGCTGGCTAACAAATACTTCAACCTTGCAAGTCAATCTGGCCATGTACTGGCACTGTACAATTTGGCACAGATGCATGCGACAGGAACTGGAATGATGCGAAGTTGTCCAACGGCTGTAGAGCTCTTAAAAAATGTTGCCGAGAGAGGAAAGTGGAGCGATCAGCTCATGATGGCTCACAACGAGTATCGGGAGGGAAGAGTAGACGAAGCATTCGTCACCTATGCAGTTCTGGCGGAGATGGGTTACGAGGTTGCTCAGAGCAACGCAGGCTTTATTCTGGACAGAGCAGAGACAACCATTTTGTCGGAAGAAGAGGGGCTTGTCAGAGCTTTGTCTCTTTGGGCACGTGCCGCTGCTCAAGGGTATTCTCCCGCTCAG GTGAAACTGGGCGACGCTCATTACTATGGCAAAGGTACACGGGTCGACTATGAAGTTGCAGCAAGTCACTATCGGTCTGCCTCAGATCAGCAACAGAATGCTCAAGCAATGTTCAACCTGGGCTACATGCACGAGCGCGGTCTTGGCCTCGCGAAAGACCGACACTTGGCGAAACGCTGTTACGATTTAGCGGCTGAAGCCAACGCAGACGCCCGTATACCGGTAGCCCTAGCCCTCCTCAAGCTGTCTTTTTTATTCGGACTTGACTACATTGAAGAATTGAGCGTTATGGAGTATTGGGACCAATGGGATCAGTTCCTTGGGCAAAATTGGGACTTATATCTCATCGGATTGCTCACCGGGATGCTCAGCTTGGTCATTTACTTTCGTCGACCTCAACCGCCGCCACCGCGACCCGCACCCCCTGTTAACTAG
- the LOC124302008 gene encoding uncharacterized protein LOC124302008, which yields MVDLYGADKGNISLPPRLQSPEVHDEETDDSKEVMILNMQTAFYQIRIADILKRIERLQNRNTEIEDSCIAEKLYRSQVDINTANQIAELNRQIYSEVEKLTEQKKRIRMIQDWIVEEKEAHLKNVEYANEKYERTRLEITTKINVLSNIFILLKNEMYARLRGLAGTFQIEVATSIAEPIHRLMRENVFLKNELLDVVRESVLKKEKMKENNQTDETKTRDCAVSRKSTVEYLIKSKIQGHLLNTVKKEHRRVKDFVEKFRQTASDVKMVDDTYGITKAQTDEMLYRISALEAGLHRQETQLKIFRHLRDKSEIELQRCTNIFYDTKYVVACALRVCKMNDTGKDILEMGDRQLMLYLFDILNKAVTERWKNRTPSSATVHFPQEAYKIGDLGIQVSHIELRKARMSRQRKSSRLSTFKILASLGVKLSRTSSTKSKIIHEDLENSDQAEESENSTNEKVDKSSKQSSISLGSQEEDLEQKLIALEAVDDEETEVEREDEPELEEEIKLEPEEQLLENDNVKQDELAKNQEVVVKTEKSESTIAIAVTGEASSDQVDVPE from the exons ATGGTGGATCTTTACGGTGCAGATAAAGGCAATATTTCATTACCTCCGAGACTTCAATCACCCGAAGTCCATGATGAAGAAACCGATGACTCAAAAGAAGTCATGATCTTAAATATGCAAACAGCATTTTACCAAATACGTATTGCAGATATTTTAAAACGAATTGAAAG GCTTCAAAACCGAAATACAGAGATTGAGGATTCCTGCATCGCAGAGAAACTTTATCGGTCACAAGTTGATATTAATACAGCAAATCAGATAGCTGAACTGAACCGACAAATCTACAGTGAAGTGGAAAAATTAACAGAACAGAAAAAACGGATCCGAATGATTCAGGATTGGATAGTCGAAGAAAAGGAGGCACATCTTAAAAATGTGGAAtatgcaaatgaaaaatatgagagGACACGACTGGAAATTACAACAAAAATCAATGTCTTgagtaatatatttatatt ACTGAAGAATGAAATGTACGCGCGCCTCCGAGGATTAGCTGGAACGTTTCAAATAGAAGTTGCTACATCTATAGCTGAACCAATTCATCGATTGATGCGTGAAAACGTTTTCCTTAAAAACGAACTGTTAGATGTTGTCAGAGAATCTGtactgaaaaaagaaaagatgaagGAAAATAA TCAGACGGATGAAACAAAGACGCGAGATTGTGCAGTATCGAGGAAGAGTACAGTAGAATACCTCATCAAATCAAAGATTCAAGGGCATCTCTTGAATACAGTAAAAAAGGAACACAGAAGAGTCAAAGATTTTGTCGAGAAATTCAGACAGACAGCGAGTGACGTGAAAATGGTAGATGATACTTATGGGATAACAAAAGCCCAAACAGATGAAATGTTGTATAGAATTAGTGCATTAGAAGCCGGTCTTCATCGACAAGAGACccaactgaaaattttcaggcATCTCAGAGATAAATCTGAAATTGAACTACAAAGGTGTACCAATATTTTCTACGACACCAAATATGTCGTAGCTTGCGCGCTGAGAGTATGTAAA ATGAATGATACTGGAAAGGACATTTTAGAGATGGGGGACCGTCAGTTGATGCTTTATTTGTTTGATATACTCAACAAAGCTGTCACCGAACGATGGAAAAATAGGACACCTTC atCTGCTACTGTGCATTTCCCTCAAGAAGCTTATAAAATTGGTGATCTGGGCATTCAAGTGTCGCACATCGAACTGCGTAAAGCTAGAATGTCAAGGCAAAGAAAATCTTCAAGGCTCAGTACGTTTAAAATACTGGCATCCCTTGGAGTCAAATTGTCTAGGACTAGCTCTACAAAGAGCAAAATAATACAT GAGGATTTAGAAAATTCGGATCAGGCTGAAGAGTCCGAAAATTCGACCAATGAAAAGGTAGATAAAAGTAGCAAACAATCGAGCATATCTCTCGGCAGCCAAGAAGAAGATTTAGAGCAAAAACTTATTGCACTAGAGGCTGTTGATGATGAAGAAACGGAAGTTGAACGAGAAGATGAACCAGAGttagaagaagaaataaaattagaacCAGAAGAGCAGTTACTTGAGAATGATAATGTGAAACAAGATGAACTTGCTAAAAATCAAGAAGTAGTAGTGAAGACCGAAAAAAGTGAATCAACAATTGCTATTGCGGTAACTGGTGAGGCATCCTCGGATCAAGTAGATGTGCCGGAGTGA
- the LOC124302703 gene encoding ribosome biogenesis protein NOP53, with amino-acid sequence MKEALNKKRKVSKKTKKSWRKHVDTKDVDNFLDEKRLEERLGAPFSERSDGELFAVDKSPEKKSELTSKQQRRLALKSKEPVCFAILKPHTAIPDPIAKRNRVKTPEERKNPITRRIQAMKRLNGQLKLKEIDANKNKALAEKKRVNKPKLGQFDKDIWMEKKKVHMDVQSEWLTSDTVRHTLANTGQKQKRVPLSLSNKPSVVPAVQAPHPGTSYNPSYTDHQELLAIVAKKEMELMKQEAHLDRVTTKMFKKVSADKKNDSWMQEMSEGLPTKSKTPDETSDTEDHDPNVKSVNPPSKNEKKPLVKRRKQKEQRQLELERKQAKVEKKKVADIYKIKKIATQISAKEKKEEFLRKIRAQTKERKIAEPKTLSKVKFEAPEPDFELAEELVGNLRNSKTVGNLLRDRYKSLQQRNILAPGTRMLKLNKAKVKKFEKASHKMGWEDTFK; translated from the exons ATGAAGGAAGCATTAAATAAGAAGCGCAAGGTGTctaaaaagacaaaaaaatcatGGAGGAAACACGTCGACACGAAAGACGTGGATAACTTCTTGGACGAAAAGAGGTTAGAGGAACGCCTTGGTGCACCGTTTTCGGAAAGATCAGACGGTGAATTGTTCGCCGTTGATAAATCGCCGGAAAAAAAGTCTGAGCTTACTTCTAAACAGCAGCGTAGACTCGCGCTGAAATCTAAGGAACCGGTATGTTTTGCCATACTGAAACCCCATACAGCTATTCCAGATCCAATAGCGAAAAGGAACAGAGTAAAGACTCCGGAGGAACGTAAAAATCCTATAACAAGACGAATTCAGGCGATGAAAAGATTAAACGGGCAATTGAAGCTCAAAGAGATTGATGCAAACAAGAATAAAGCACTCGCTGAAAAGAAGCGAGTGAACAAACCAAAGCTCGGTCAATTTGACAAAGATATATGgatggagaaaaagaaggTTCACATGGATGTACAGAGCGAGTGGCTCACCTCCGACACAGTTCGTCATACTCTAGCCAACACTGGGCAAAAACAGAAGAGAGTTCCTTTATCCCTTAGCAATAAACCCTCCGTAGTTCCAGCTGTACAAGCACCTCATCCCGGTACGTCTTACAATCCGTCTTACACCGACCATCAGGAGCTGCTGGCAATAGTTGCAAAAAAGGAAATGGAGCTTATGAAGCAAGAGGCACACCTGGACAGGGTTACTACAAAGATGtttaaaaaa GTGTCTGCAGACAAGAAAAACGATAGCTGGATGCAAGAAATGTCCGAAGGATTGCCAACAAAATCTAAAACGCCGGATGAAACTTCTGACACCGAGGACCATGATCCAAACGTAAAGTCAGTAAATCCACCatcaaagaatgaaaagaaaccACTTGTTAAAAGGCGAAAGCAAAAGGAACAAAGGCAACTTGAGTTGGAGAGGAAACAGGctaaagttgaaaagaaaaaagtggcAGATATTtataagattaaaaaaatcgcCACACAAATTTCTGCTAAAGAAAAGAAGGAggaatttttgagaaaaatacgAGCGCAAAccaaggaaagaaaaattgctgAACCCAAGACTCTTAGCAAAGTCAAATTTGAAGCTCCAGAGCCTGATTTTGAACTCGCTGAAGAACTCGTTGGCAACCTGAGAAACTCTAAGACCGTAGGAAACTTGCTTAGGGATCGATACAAGTCTCTTCAACAGAGGAACATTCTTGCACCAGGCACCCGAATGCT AAAACTCAACAAGGCTAAAgttaagaaatttgaaaaagcaaGTCACAAAATGGGCTGGGAAGACACCTTTAAATAG
- the LOC124302705 gene encoding protein max isoform X5, with the protein MSDDDRDIDIESDAEKRAHHNALERKRRDHIKDSFSSLRDSVPALQGEKVASRAQILKKAAEYIQFMRRKNTSHQQDIDDLKRQNTLLESQSLCLRNFRTLEKAKITGNYAAESCDVSKSDSVGIGSYNDSESESSDSETGRTIRNHKKLKVGGMHH; encoded by the exons ATGAGTGACGATGACCGTGATATCGATATCGAGAGCGAT GCCGAGAAACGAGCCCATCACAATGCACTGGAGAGAAAACGACGGGATCACATAAAGGATAGCTTCTCGAGTCTTCGAGACTCGGTGCCAGCTTTACAAGGAGAAAAAGTTGCCAGTAGAGCCCAGATACTGAAGAAAGCCGCAGAGTACATACAGTTTATGAGGCGTAAAAACACATCGCATCAACAGGACATCGACGACTTGAAACGCCAGAACACTCTGCTGGAATCTCAGAGTTTGTGTCTTCGCAATT TTCGAACATTGGAAAAGGCTAAAATAACTGGAAATTATGCCGCCGAGTCCTGCGATGTCTCGAAATCTGATTCTGTTGGAATTGGATCTTACAATGATTCGGAATCCGAATCCTCCGACAGTGAAACTGGTAGGACTATCCGTAATCATAAGAAGCTAAAAGTGGGGGGGATGCATCACTGA
- the LOC124302705 gene encoding protein max isoform X6 yields MSDDDRDIDIESDAEKRAHHNALERKRRDHIKDSFSSLRDSVPALQGEKVASRAQILKKAAEYIQFMRRKNTSHQQDIDDLKRQNTLLESQIRTLEKAKITGNYAAESCDVSKSDSVGIGSYNDSESESSDSETGRTIRNHKKLKVGGMHH; encoded by the exons ATGAGTGACGATGACCGTGATATCGATATCGAGAGCGAT GCCGAGAAACGAGCCCATCACAATGCACTGGAGAGAAAACGACGGGATCACATAAAGGATAGCTTCTCGAGTCTTCGAGACTCGGTGCCAGCTTTACAAGGAGAAAAAGTTGCCAGTAGAGCCCAGATACTGAAGAAAGCCGCAGAGTACATACAGTTTATGAGGCGTAAAAACACATCGCATCAACAGGACATCGACGACTTGAAACGCCAGAACACTCTGCTGGAATCTCAGA TTCGAACATTGGAAAAGGCTAAAATAACTGGAAATTATGCCGCCGAGTCCTGCGATGTCTCGAAATCTGATTCTGTTGGAATTGGATCTTACAATGATTCGGAATCCGAATCCTCCGACAGTGAAACTGGTAGGACTATCCGTAATCATAAGAAGCTAAAAGTGGGGGGGATGCATCACTGA
- the LOC124302705 gene encoding protein max isoform X3 has product MTVISISRAIIVYIPPQEGDDSDSRQRHSNNTQYYSQAEKRAHHNALERKRRDHIKDSFSSLRDSVPALQGEKVASRAQILKKAAEYIQFMRRKNTSHQQDIDDLKRQNTLLESQIRTLEKAKITGNYAAESCDVSKSDSVGIGSYNDSESESSDSETGRTIRNHKKLKVGGMHH; this is encoded by the exons ATGACCGTGATATCGATATCGAGAGCGAT CATTGTTTATATCCCTCCCCAGGAAGGTGATGACTCTGACTCCAGGCAAAGGCACTCTAACAATACCCAGTACTACTCGCAG GCCGAGAAACGAGCCCATCACAATGCACTGGAGAGAAAACGACGGGATCACATAAAGGATAGCTTCTCGAGTCTTCGAGACTCGGTGCCAGCTTTACAAGGAGAAAAAGTTGCCAGTAGAGCCCAGATACTGAAGAAAGCCGCAGAGTACATACAGTTTATGAGGCGTAAAAACACATCGCATCAACAGGACATCGACGACTTGAAACGCCAGAACACTCTGCTGGAATCTCAGA TTCGAACATTGGAAAAGGCTAAAATAACTGGAAATTATGCCGCCGAGTCCTGCGATGTCTCGAAATCTGATTCTGTTGGAATTGGATCTTACAATGATTCGGAATCCGAATCCTCCGACAGTGAAACTGGTAGGACTATCCGTAATCATAAGAAGCTAAAAGTGGGGGGGATGCATCACTGA
- the LOC124302705 gene encoding protein max isoform X1 — MTVISISRAIIVYIPPQEGDDSDSRQRHSNNTQYYSQAEKRAHHNALERKRRDHIKDSFSSLRDSVPALQGEKVASRAQILKKAAEYIQFMRRKNTSHQQDIDDLKRQNTLLESQSLCLRNFRTLEKAKITGNYAAESCDVSKSDSVGIGSYNDSESESSDSETGRTIRNHKKLKVGGMHH, encoded by the exons ATGACCGTGATATCGATATCGAGAGCGAT CATTGTTTATATCCCTCCCCAGGAAGGTGATGACTCTGACTCCAGGCAAAGGCACTCTAACAATACCCAGTACTACTCGCAG GCCGAGAAACGAGCCCATCACAATGCACTGGAGAGAAAACGACGGGATCACATAAAGGATAGCTTCTCGAGTCTTCGAGACTCGGTGCCAGCTTTACAAGGAGAAAAAGTTGCCAGTAGAGCCCAGATACTGAAGAAAGCCGCAGAGTACATACAGTTTATGAGGCGTAAAAACACATCGCATCAACAGGACATCGACGACTTGAAACGCCAGAACACTCTGCTGGAATCTCAGAGTTTGTGTCTTCGCAATT TTCGAACATTGGAAAAGGCTAAAATAACTGGAAATTATGCCGCCGAGTCCTGCGATGTCTCGAAATCTGATTCTGTTGGAATTGGATCTTACAATGATTCGGAATCCGAATCCTCCGACAGTGAAACTGGTAGGACTATCCGTAATCATAAGAAGCTAAAAGTGGGGGGGATGCATCACTGA
- the LOC124302705 gene encoding protein max isoform X2 — protein sequence MSDDDRDIDIESDEGDDSDSRQRHSNNTQYYSQAEKRAHHNALERKRRDHIKDSFSSLRDSVPALQGEKVASRAQILKKAAEYIQFMRRKNTSHQQDIDDLKRQNTLLESQSLCLRNFRTLEKAKITGNYAAESCDVSKSDSVGIGSYNDSESESSDSETGRTIRNHKKLKVGGMHH from the exons ATGAGTGACGATGACCGTGATATCGATATCGAGAGCGAT GAAGGTGATGACTCTGACTCCAGGCAAAGGCACTCTAACAATACCCAGTACTACTCGCAG GCCGAGAAACGAGCCCATCACAATGCACTGGAGAGAAAACGACGGGATCACATAAAGGATAGCTTCTCGAGTCTTCGAGACTCGGTGCCAGCTTTACAAGGAGAAAAAGTTGCCAGTAGAGCCCAGATACTGAAGAAAGCCGCAGAGTACATACAGTTTATGAGGCGTAAAAACACATCGCATCAACAGGACATCGACGACTTGAAACGCCAGAACACTCTGCTGGAATCTCAGAGTTTGTGTCTTCGCAATT TTCGAACATTGGAAAAGGCTAAAATAACTGGAAATTATGCCGCCGAGTCCTGCGATGTCTCGAAATCTGATTCTGTTGGAATTGGATCTTACAATGATTCGGAATCCGAATCCTCCGACAGTGAAACTGGTAGGACTATCCGTAATCATAAGAAGCTAAAAGTGGGGGGGATGCATCACTGA